Proteins co-encoded in one Puntigrus tetrazona isolate hp1 chromosome 20, ASM1883169v1, whole genome shotgun sequence genomic window:
- the pak6b gene encoding LOW QUALITY PROTEIN: serine/threonine-protein kinase PAK 6b (The sequence of the model RefSeq protein was modified relative to this genomic sequence to represent the inferred CDS: inserted 2 bases in 2 codons; deleted 1 base in 1 codon), protein MFQRKKKKRRRRPEISAPRDFEHRVHTSFDPVRGCFVGLPSQWQSLIETLRRPRPVVDPSRITQVQLTPQKSIVRGSFIGHEDYISAAIAQMNRLSVTSSNSLRRTGPSLRKRAQSLGRLGEAAEGETYEYQELNGVSRASAQTGSDWLRRSRPVQSESGSPTAGVDSEARPRARSMFMGQPALMPRDILLSPRAAPDKPGLRPASCLYSTDQPTDKHTPNPASFPDASKPNGTSSPKTPVHRSTPESPAPGPPTQDSPSQPRPAPTGSPAAPSGARSPSLRAARPRRRRPESPGLSHQQFXAALQTVVDPGDPRCVLENFVKIGEGSTGVVCIAREKSSXRQVAVKMMDLRKQQRRELLFNEVVIMRDYRHKNVVEMFKSALVGEELWVIMEYLQGGALTNIVSETRLTEEQIASVCEAVLQALCYLHSQGVIHRDIKSDSILLTLDGRVKLSDFGFCAQISKDVPKRKSLVGSPYWMAPEVVSKTPYGTEVDVWSLGIMVVEMIDGEPPYFSETPIAAMKRLRDEPAPSARNSSRISPVLRDFLDSMLTRDALERAGAGDLLQHPFMLQASSPRCLVLLVEQYRKRMSRC, encoded by the exons ATGTTccagaggaagaagaagaagaggaggaggaggccgGAGATCTCGGCTCCCAGGGACTTCGAGCACAGGGTGCACACGTCCTTCGACCCGGTGCGGGGCTGTTTCGTGGGGCTGCCGTCTCAATGGCAGAGCCTCATAGAGACGCTCCGGAGACCCAGGCCTGTGGTGGACCCCTCCAGAATCACACAGGTGCAGCTCACACCACAGAAG AGCATCGTTCGTGGCAGTTTCATCGGACACGAGGACTACATCTCCGCGGCGATCGCTCAGATGAATCGACTCTCCGTAACGAGCTCGAACTCTTTGAGGAGAACCGGGCCGTCTCTGAGGAAACGAGCCCAGTCTCTGGGTCGTCTGGGAGAGGCGGCCGAAGGAGAGACGTACGAGTATCAGGAGCTGAACGGGGTGAGCCGGGCGAGCGCTCAGACGGGGTCGGACTGGCTCCGGAGATCTCGACCGGTCCAGAGCGAGAGCGGGAGCCCGACCGCCGGCGTCGACTCGGAGGCCCGGCCCAGAGCCAGGTCCATGTTCATGGGCCAGCCAGCGCTGATGCCCCGGGACATCCTGCTCTCTCCCAGAGCCGCTCCTGATAAACCCGGCCTGAGACCGGCGTCCTGTCTCTACAGCACGGATCAGCCCACAGACAAGCACACG CCGAACCCGGCGAGTTTTCCGGACGCTTCTAAACCCAACGGCACGAGCAGCCCTAAAACCCCCGTCCACCGAAGCACCCCTGAGAGTCCGGCCCCGGGCCCTCCGACGCAGGACAGCCCGTCTCAGCCGAGACCGGCCCCGACCGGCTCGCCCGCGGCCCCCAGCGGAGCCCGGTCCCCGAGCCTCAGAGCGGCCCGGCCCCGCCGCCGCCGCCCCGAGTCACCCGGGCTCAGCCACCAGCAGT AGGCCGCGCTGCAGACGGTGGTGGACCCCGGAGACCCTCGCTGCGTC CTGGAGAACTTCGTGAAGATCGGCGAGGGCTCCACGGGCGTCGTGTGCATCGCCCGAGAGAAGAGCA GCCGGCAGGTGGCCGTGAAGATGATGGACCTCCGCAAGCAGCAGAGGAGAGAGCTGCTCTTCAACGAG GTGGTCATCATGAGAGATTACAGGCACAAGAACGTGGTGGAGATGTTTAAGAGCGCTCTGGTGGGTGAAGAGCTGTGGGTCATCATGGAGTACCTGCAGGGCGGCGCTCTCACCAACATCGTCTCTGAAACCAG gctaACGGAGGAGCAGATTGCGTCGGTGTGTGAAGCTGTTCTCCAGGCTCTGTGTTATCTTCACTCTCAGGGTGTCATTCACAGAGACATCAAAAGCGACTCTATTTTACTGACTCTGGACGGCagg GTCAAGCTGTCCGACTTCGGCTTCTGCGCTCAGATCAGCAAAGACGTCCCGAAGAGGAAGTCGCTGGTGGGGTCCCCGTACTGGATGGCTCCGGAGGTGGTCTCCAAGACGCCGTACGGCACCGAG GTGGACGTGTGGTCTCTGGGCATCATGGTGGTGGAGATGATCGACGGAGAACCTCCGTACTTCAGCGAGACGCCGATAGCAGCGATGAAGAGGCTGAGAGACGAGCCGGCGCCGAGCGCCAGGAACAGCAGCAGA ATCTCTCCGGTCCTGAGGGACTTTCTGGACTCGATGTTGACCCGTGATGCTCTGGAGCGAGCCGGCGCCGGGGATCTGCTCCAGCATCCCTTCATGCTCCAGGCCTCTTCTCCTCGCTGTCTGGTGCTGCTCGTGGAGCAGTATCGCAAACGCATGTCACGATGCTGA
- the LOC122325309 gene encoding mitochondrial basic amino acids transporter-like isoform X1 — translation MDFLAGCIGGAAGVLVGHPFDTVKVRLQVQSVDNPLYRGTFHCFQSIVRQESMFGLYKGIGSPMMGLTFINAIVFGVQGNAMRKLGEDTPINQFLAGAAAGAIQCVICCPMELAKTRMQMQGTGEKKSSSRKVYKNSLDCLARIYQREGLRGVNRGMLTTLIRETPGFGVYFLAYDLLTRSLGCEPEDPYLIPKLLFAGGMSGIASWLSTYPVDVIKSRLQADGVGGKYQYSSIMDCTRKSIQREGWRVFTRGLTSTLLRAFPVNAATFATVTLFLLYIRPDEGSKDCEAAPASHQAALQQQAQPSSL, via the exons GTGCTGCCGGGGTCCTCGTCGGACATCCCTTCGACACGGTTAAG GTCCGTCTTCAGGTCCAGAGCGTGGATAATCCACTTTACAGAGGGACTTTCCACTGTTTCCAGTCCATCGTGCGTCAAGAGTCA ATGTTTGGCCTTTATAAAGGTATTGGGTCACCCATGATGGGCCTGACGTTCATCAACGCCATCGTCTTTGGTGTTCAGGGCAACGCAATGCGCAAGTTGGGCGAGGACACGCCCATAAACCAGTTCCTAGCCGGAGCGGCGGCCGGCGCCATCCAGTGCGTGATCTGCTGCCCGATGGAACTGGCCAAGACCCGGATGCAGATGCAAGGAACGGGCGAGAAGAAGTCGTCCTCTCGGAAGGTCTACAAAAACTCGCTGGACTGCCTGGCTCGCATTTACCAGCGCGAGGGTTTGCGCGGGGTTAACCGAGGGATGTTGACGACTCTCATCCGAGAGACGCCGGGATTTGGCGTTTATTTCCTGGCGTACGACCTCCTGACGCGATCGCTGGGGTGCGAGCCGGAGGACCCGTACTTGATCCCCAAGCTGCTGTTCGCTGGAGGCATGTCGGGAATCGCGTCTTGGCTTTCGACGTATCCGGTGGACGTGATAAAATCCCGCCTCCAAGCCGACGGCGTCGGAGGAAAGTACCAGTACAGCAGCATCATGGACTGCACGAGAAAGAGCATCCAGCGTGAAGGTTGGCGGGTTTTCACACGCGGACTTACTTCCACTCTTCTACGCGCTTTTCCGGTCAACGCAGCCACTTTCGCAACGGTAACGCTCTTCCTTTTGTACATACGCCCGGACGAGGGATCGAAGGATTGCGAAGCGGCTCCAGCTTCGCATCAAGCGGCGTTGCAGCAGCAAGCGCAACCGTCCAGTCTGTGA
- the LOC122325309 gene encoding mitochondrial basic amino acids transporter-like isoform X2, translated as MFGLYKGIGSPMMGLTFINAIVFGVQGNAMRKLGEDTPINQFLAGAAAGAIQCVICCPMELAKTRMQMQGTGEKKSSSRKVYKNSLDCLARIYQREGLRGVNRGMLTTLIRETPGFGVYFLAYDLLTRSLGCEPEDPYLIPKLLFAGGMSGIASWLSTYPVDVIKSRLQADGVGGKYQYSSIMDCTRKSIQREGWRVFTRGLTSTLLRAFPVNAATFATVTLFLLYIRPDEGSKDCEAAPASHQAALQQQAQPSSL; from the coding sequence ATGTTTGGCCTTTATAAAGGTATTGGGTCACCCATGATGGGCCTGACGTTCATCAACGCCATCGTCTTTGGTGTTCAGGGCAACGCAATGCGCAAGTTGGGCGAGGACACGCCCATAAACCAGTTCCTAGCCGGAGCGGCGGCCGGCGCCATCCAGTGCGTGATCTGCTGCCCGATGGAACTGGCCAAGACCCGGATGCAGATGCAAGGAACGGGCGAGAAGAAGTCGTCCTCTCGGAAGGTCTACAAAAACTCGCTGGACTGCCTGGCTCGCATTTACCAGCGCGAGGGTTTGCGCGGGGTTAACCGAGGGATGTTGACGACTCTCATCCGAGAGACGCCGGGATTTGGCGTTTATTTCCTGGCGTACGACCTCCTGACGCGATCGCTGGGGTGCGAGCCGGAGGACCCGTACTTGATCCCCAAGCTGCTGTTCGCTGGAGGCATGTCGGGAATCGCGTCTTGGCTTTCGACGTATCCGGTGGACGTGATAAAATCCCGCCTCCAAGCCGACGGCGTCGGAGGAAAGTACCAGTACAGCAGCATCATGGACTGCACGAGAAAGAGCATCCAGCGTGAAGGTTGGCGGGTTTTCACACGCGGACTTACTTCCACTCTTCTACGCGCTTTTCCGGTCAACGCAGCCACTTTCGCAACGGTAACGCTCTTCCTTTTGTACATACGCCCGGACGAGGGATCGAAGGATTGCGAAGCGGCTCCAGCTTCGCATCAAGCGGCGTTGCAGCAGCAAGCGCAACCGTCCAGTCTGTGA
- the myh6 gene encoding myosin-6 has protein sequence MGDALMAEFGKAAPFLRKSDKERLEAQTRAFDIKTECFVVDEKVEYVKGQVISKEGGKVTVKTEDGRTVTVKDGDVHPQNPPKFDKIEDMAMFTFLHEPAVLFNLKERYAAWMIYTYSGLFCVTVNPYKWLPVYDSEVVAAYRGKKRTEAPPHIFSISDNAYQYMLTDRENQSVLITGESGAGKTVNTKRVIQYFASIAAAGGATGKKDTSKGTLEDQIIQANPALEAFGNAKTLRNDNSSRFGKFIRIHFGTSGKLSSADIETYLLEKSRVTFQLKAERNYHIFFQILSNEKPELLDMMLITNNPYDYSYISQGEVSVASINDNEELLATDKAFDVLGFTAEEKMGVYKLTGAIMHYGNMKFKQKQREEQAEPDGTEDADKAAYLMGLNSADLLKGLCHPRVKVGNEYVTKGQSVDQVYYSIGALAKSVYEKMFNWMVVRINQSLDTKQHRQYFIGVLDIAGFEIFDFNTFEQLCINFTNEKLQQFFNHHMFVLEQEEYKKEGIDWEFIDFGMDLQSCIDLIEKPLGIMSILEEECMFPKASDQTFKAKLYDNHLGKTNIFQKPRVVKGKSEAHFALAHYAGTVDYNITGWLVKNKDPLNETVVGLFQKSSLKLLSHLFSNYAGAEGGEKSGGKGAKKKGSSFQTVSALHRENLNKLMTNLKTTHPHFVRCLIPNESKIPGIMDNCLVMHQLRCNGVLEGIRICRKGFPNRILYGDFKQRYRILNASAIPEGQFIENKKSAEKLLGSLDIDHTQYKFGHTKVFFKAGLLGTLEEMRDDQLARILTRIQAYARGLLMRVEYQKLVERRDALMVIQWNLRSFLGVKNWPWMKLFFKIKPLLRSAESEKEMANMKDEFSKLKEALEKSEARRKELEEKMVSLLQEKNDLLLQVQSEQDTLTDAEERCEQLIKSKIQLEAKVKELSERIEDEEEINADLTAKKRKLEDECSELKRDIDDLELTLAKVEKEKHATENKVKNLTEEMASLDENIMKLTKEKKSLQEAHQQTLDDLQSEEDKVNTLTKAKAKLEQQVDDLEGSLEQEKKVRMDLERSKRKLEGDVKLTQENAMDLENDKQQLEEKLKKKDFEMNQLNGRIEDEQTASAQLQKKLKENQARIEELEEELDAERAARAKVEKQRSDISRELEDISERLEEAGGATCAQVELNKKRESEFQKLRRDLEEATLQHEATTASLRKKHADSVAELGEQIDNLQRVKQKLEKEKVEFKLELDDLSSNMESVVKAKVNLEKMCRSLEDQMNEHRSKAEEAQRALNDLSTQKAKLLTENGELGRQLEEKECLISQLTRGKTSYTQQLEDMRRQLEEEVKAKNALAHAVQSARHDCDLLREQFEEEQEAKAELQRALSKANTEVATWRARYETDGIQRTEELEEAKKKLVQKLQEAEEAVEAVNAKCSSLEKTKHRLQNEIEDLMLDLERSNAASAALDKKQRSFDKVIAECKQKYEESQCELEAAQKEARSLSTELFKLKNSYEETLDHLETIKRENKNLQEEISDLTDQVGEGRKSVHELEKLRKQMEQEKAELQSALEEADASVEHEEGKILRAQLEFNQLKADVDRKMAEKDEEMEQAKRNYQRMVESLQASLEAETRSRNEALRVKKKMEGDLNEMEIQLSQANRQAADAQKQLKMIQSCLKDTQVQLDDTLHSNDDLKENIALLERRNNLLQAELEELRAVLEQTERGRKLAEQELTEATERMQLLHSQNTSLINQKKKQETDLLQLQNEVEELVQENRNAEEKAKKAITDAAMMAEELKKEQDTSAHLERMKKNMEQTIKDLQHRLDEAEQVAMKGGKKQLQKMEARIRDLENELDAEQKRGSESVKSVRKYERRIKELTYQTDEDRKNLARLQDLVDKLQLKVKSYKRSAEEAEEQANANLAKLRKLQHELEEAEERADIAESQVNKLRAKTRDGVPGKKSQDE, from the coding sequence ATGGGTGATGCTCTTATGGCAGAGTTCGGGAAGGCCGCTCCCTTTCTGAGAAAGTCTGATAAAGAGCGTCTGGAAGCTCAGACGAGAGCTTTCGACATCAAGACCGAATGTTTTGTTGTGGATGAAAAGGTGGAGTATGTGAAGGGGCAAGTTATCAGCAAGGAAGGAGGCAAGGTGACTGTAAAGACTGAGGATGGGAGGACCGTGACCGTTAAGGATGGAGACGTCCATCCCCAGAACCCGCCCAAATTCGATAAAATCGAAGATATGGCGATGTTCACTTTCCTTCACGAGCCTGCGGTGCTGTTCAACCTCAAAGAGCGTTATGCAGCCTGGATGATCTATACCTACTCAGGGCTCTTCTGCGTAACCGTCAACCCTTACAAGTGGTTACCCGTGTACGACTCGGAAGTAGTCGCAGCTTACCGAGGTAAGAAGAGAACAGAGGCCCCGCCTCACATCTTTTCTATCTCAGACAATGCTTATCAATACATGCTAACTGACCGGGAGAACCAGTCAGTTCTGATCACCGGAGAATCCGGCGCTGGGAAGACCGTCAACACCAAGAGAGTCATCCAGTATTTTGCAAGCATTGCTGCTGCTGGCGGAGCGACCGGAAAGAAAGACACCAGCAAGGGAACCCTGGAAGATCAGATAATCCAGGCTAACCCTGCACTTGAGGCTTTCGGCAATGCTAAAACCTTGAGAAACGATAACTCGTCTCGCTTTGGGAAATTCATCCGCATTCATTTCGGGACAAGCGGTAAACTCTCCTCGGCTGATATCGAGACATACCTGCTGGAGAAGTCTCGGGTGACCTTTCAACTGAAAGCTGAGAGGAACTACCATATCTTCTTCCAAATACTGTCCAACGAAAAGCCTGAACTGCTGGACATGATGTTAATCACCAATAATCCATATGACTACTCTTACATCTCCCAAGGAGAAGTATCAGTCGCTTCCATTAATGACAACGAGGAGCTGTTAGCTACTGACAAGGCATTTGATGTACTTGGCTTCACCGCTGAAGAAAAGATGGGGGTCTACAAGCTGACGGGTGCTATCATGCACTATGGCAATATGAAGTTCAAACAGAAACAGCGTGAAGAGCAGGCAGAGCCTGACGGTACTGAAGATGCAGATAAGGCAGCTTATCTAATGGGGCTGAACTCAGCTGACCTGCTCAAAGGACTCTGCCATCCAAGGGTCAAGGTAGGCAATGAGTATGTTACAAAAGGACAGAGTGTGGACCAAGTATATTACTCGATTGGTGCACTGGCAAAGTCGGTGTATGAGAAAATGTTCAACTGGATGGTGGTAAGAATTAACCAATCCCTTGACACGAAGCAACATCGGCAATATTTCATCGGTGTGCTAGACATCGCTGGCTTTGAGATCTTTGATTTCAACACGTTTGAACAACTCTGCATCAATTTTACCAATGAAAAGCTGCAACAGTTTTTCAATCACCACATGTTTGTTCTGGAACAAGAGGAATACAAAAAAGAGGGGATTGACTGGGAGTTCATTGACTTCGGGATGGATCTGCAATCCTGCATCGATCTGATTGAGAAACCCCTAGGGATCATGTCCATTCTTGAGGAAGAGTGCATGTTTCCAAAGGCCAGTGATCAGACATTCAAAGCAAAGCTATATGACAACCATTTGGGCAAGACAAACATTTTCCAGAAGCCACGAGTTGTAAAGGGAAAGTCAGAAGCACACTTTGCTTTGGCCCACTATGCAGGTACTGTTGACTATAATATTACCGGTTGGCTGGTGAAAAACAAAGATCCACTGAATGAAACTGTAGTTGGGCTTTTTCAGAAATCGTCTTTGAAGCTGTTGAGTCATCTTTTCTCAAACTATGCAGGAGCGGAGGGAGGGGAGAAGTCTGGTGGGAAAGGGGCCAAGAAAAAAGGTTCATCGTTTCAGACCGTGTCTGCCCTGCACAGAGAAAACCTTAacaaattaatgacaaatttgAAAACCACGCACCCACACTTTGTCCGTTGTTTGATTCCAAATGAGAGCAAGATTCCTGGAATCATGGACAACTGTCTGGTCATGCACCAGCTTCGCTGCAATGGTGTACTGGAGGGTATCAGAATTTGCAGGAAAGGTTTCCCAAACAGGATCCTCTATGGCGATTTTAAACAGAGGTACAGAATCCTAAATGCATCTGCCATCCCAGAAGGTCAGttcattgaaaacaagaaaagtgCAGAGAAGCTGTTAGGCTCACTAGACATTGACCACACGCAATATAAATTTGGCCACacaaaagtcttttttaaagCTGGCCTGCTCGGTACGTTAGAAGAGATGCGCGACGACCAACTCGCTCGCATCCTTACGAGGATCCAAGCTTATGCTCGTGGGTTACTGATGAGAGTTGAGTATCAGAAACTGGTGGAACGAAGAGATGCCCTCATGGTCATCCAGTGGAACCTTCGTTCCTTCCTGGGTGTGAAAAACTGGCCATGGATGAAACTGTTCTTTAAGATAAAACCTTTACTAAGGAGTGCAGAGTCTGAAAAGGAGATGGCAAACATGAAGGATGAATTCAGCAAGTTAAAAGAAGCACTGGAGAAATCTGAAGCCAGGAGGAAAGAGTTGGAAGAGAAGATGGTCAGTCTTCTTCAAGAGAAGAATGATTTGCTTCTTCAGGTGCAATCAGAGCAAGACACTCTTACGGATGCTGAAGAACGATGTGAACAGCTCATAAAAAGCAAAATCCAGCTAGAAGCAAAAGTCAAAGAGCTGTCAGAACGAAtagaagatgaagaagagatAAACGCAGACCTCACAGCCAAGAAACGCAAGTTGGAGGATGAATGTTCTGAACTCAAGAGAGATATAGATGACCTGGAGCTGACATTGGCCAAGgtggaaaaggaaaaacatgcCACTGAGAACAAAGTAAAGAATCTAACCGAAGAAATGGCATCTCTTGatgaaaacataatgaaacTCACCAAAGAGAAAAAATCTCTGCAAGAGGCTCACCAGCAAACACTGGATGACCTTCAAAGTGAGGAAGACAAAGTAAACACACTGACAAAAGCAAAAGCTAAGCTTGAACAACAGGTGGATGACCTTGAGGGCTCATTGGAGCAAGAGAAAAAAGTGAGGATGGACTTGGAGCGCAGCAAAAGAAAACTGGAGGGAGACGTGAAATTGACTCAAGAAAATGCAATGGATTTGGAGAATGACAAACAGCAGCTAGAGgaaaaacttaaaaagaaaGACTTTGAAATGAATCAGCTAAATGGAAGGATTGAAGACGAGCAAACAGCTTCAGCACAGTTGCAGAAAAAACTCAAAGAAAATCAAGCTCGAATTGAAGAACTGGAGGAGGAGCTGGATGCGGAGCGTGCGGCTCGTGCAAAGGTCGAGAAACAACGATCTGATATTTCTCGAGAACTGGAGGACATCAGTGAGCGCCTGGAAGAGGCGGGTGGGGCCACCTGTGCTCAGGTAGAactcaataaaaaaagagagtcaGAGTTTCAAAAGTTGCGCAGGGACCTTGAGGAAGCAACTCTTCAGCATGAGGCCACTACTGCCTCCCTTCGTAAGAAGCATGCAGACAGTGTGGCTGAACTAGGAGAACAGATTGACAATTTGCAAAGGGTCAAACAAAAGTTGGAGAAGGAAAAAGTTGAATTCAAGTTAGAATTGGATGACCTTTCCTCAAACATGGAGAGTGTGGTAAAAGCCAAGGTAAATCTCGAAAAGATGTGCCGTTCACTGGAAGATCAGATGAATGAGCATAGGTCAAAAGCTGAAGAAGCCCAGAGAGCTCTGAATGATTTGTCTACCCAGAAAGCCAAGCTGCTGACTGAAAATGGGGAACTTGGACGACAATTGGAAGAGAAGGAATGTCTGATTTCCCAACTCACTAGAGGAAAGACCTCCTACACCCAGCAACTTGAAGACATGAGAAGGCAACTTGAGGAAGAAGTGAAAGCAAAGAATGCACTTGCTCATGCTGTGCAGTCAGCCCGTCATGATTGTGACTTACTAAGAGAGCAATTTGAGGAGGAACAAGAAGCAAAAGCTGAGCTCCAACGGGCATTATCCAAGGCCAATACTGAGGTAGCAACATGGAGGGCAAGGTATGAGACTGATGGAATTCAGAGAACAGAGGAACTGGAGGAAGCCAAGAAGAAACTTGTACAAAAATTGCAAGAAGCAGAGGAAGCAGTGGAAGCAGTGAATGCAAAGTGTTCATCtcttgagaaaacaaaacatcgCCTGCAAAATGAGATTGAGGATCTGATGCTAGATCTTGAAAGGTCAAATGCAGCATCAGCGGCCCTGGACAAAAAACAGAGATCCTTTGACAAAGTCATTGCGGAGTGTAAACAAAAGTACGAAGAGTCACAGTGTGAGCTTGAGGCAGCACAAAAGGAAGCCCGCAGCTTAAGTACCGAGCTCTTTAAACTGAAGAATTCCTATGAAGAAACTCTAGATCATCTTGAGACCATCAAGAGGGAAAACAAGAACCTACAGGAGGAGATCTCAGACTTAACAGATCAAGTGGGAGAAGGACGGAAGAGTGTCCATGAGTTAGAAAAACTGAGGAAACAGATGGAACAGGAGAAAGCAGAGTTACAGTCTGCACTAGAAGAAGCTGATGCTTCAGTTGAGCATGAAGAAGGTAAGATCCTACGAGCTCAGCTGGAGTTCAACCAGCTGAAGGCAGATGTTGATCGCAAGATGGCTGAGAAGGATGAGGAAATGGAACAAGCAAAAAGAAACTACCAGCGTATGGTTGAATCCTTGCAGGCCTCCCTTGAGGCAGAGACAAGAAGCCGTAACGAGGCCCTAAGAGTAAAAAAGAAGATGGAGGGAGATCTTAATGAAATGGAAATTCAATTAAGCCAAGCCAACAGGCAGGCAGCAGATGCTCAGAAGCAGCTGAAGATGATCCAGTCGTGCTTAAAGGACACTCAAGTCCAACTAGACGACACACTCCACAGTAATGATGATCTCAAGGAAAACATTGCCCTGTTGGAGCGCAGAAACAACCTGCTTCAAGCAGAACTTGAAGAACTTAGAGCAGTGCTAGAACAAACCGAGAGAGGTCGCAAACTAGCAGAACAAGAACTTACTGAAGCAACCGAGAGGATGCAACTTCTGCACTCTCAAAACACCAGCCTCATCAACCAAAAGAAGAAGCAAGAGACAGATCTGCTTCAGCTGCAAAATGAAGTGGAGGAGCTGGTGCAAGAGAACCGCAACGCAGAAGAAAAGGCAAAGAAAGCCATCACTGATGCAGCCATGATGGCTGAGGAGTTAAAGAAGGAACAAGACACTAGCGCACACCTTGAAAGGATGAAAAAGAACATGGAACAGACAATTAAGGACCTACAGCACCGTCTTGATGAAGCAGAGCAAGTAGCAATGAAAGGAGGGAAAAAGCAGCTACAGAAAATGGAGGCACGTATCCGTGATCTTGAGAATGAGTTGGACGCAGAGCAAAAGCGAGGTTCGGAGTCCGTTAAAAGTGTGAGAAAGTATGAGCGACGCATCAAGGAGCTAACTTATCAGACGGACGAGGATCGCAAGAACTTGGCAAGACTGCAGGACTTGGTGGACAAGCTACAACTGAAAGTAAAATCTTACAAACGTTCTGCCGAAGAAGCAGAGGAACAGGCAAATGCCAACCTGGCCAAATTACGAAAACTGCAGCATGAGCTAGAAGAGGCAGAAGAGCGGGCAGACATTGCAGAATCTCAAGTAAACAAACTGCGTGCTAAAACTAGAGATGGTGTGCCTGGAAAGAAATCCCAGGATGAGTAA